The nucleotide window GGGAAGTGCGGACGCAGGATCTCAACGTCGGTCGCGGTGTCGGCCTGCATGTCGCCGTCGACCACCAGATCCGGATGTTCGCGGTGCAGGATTTCGACCGCTTTCTGGACTTTCGAAACCAGCGGATGTTTCACCGAGCCGAAGTTCGAGAACGACAGCAGGGCACAGCGCGGTTCGATGCCGAAGCGGCGCGCGGCCTCGGCGCACATCATCGTAATCTCAACCAGTTGTTCCGGCGTCGGGTCGATATTGACGGTCGTATCGCCGAAGAAGTAGAGTTTGTTCTTGATGATCAGGACGAACATGCCGCTGACGACGGTCAGATCCTCCCGCTTGCCGATGATTTCCAGCGCCGGCCGAATCGTCTCCGGGTAGTGCTG belongs to Candidatus Zixiibacteriota bacterium and includes:
- a CDS encoding NADP-dependent malic enzyme (NADP-dependent; catalyzes the oxidative decarboxylation of malate to form pyruvate; decarboxylates oxaloacetate); the protein is QHYPETIRPALEIIGKREDLTVVSGMFVLIIKNKLYFFGDTTVNIDPTPEQLVEITMMCAEAARRFGIEPRCALLSFSNFGSVKHPLVSKVQKAVEILHREHPDLVVDGDMQADTATDVEILRPHFPFSRLQDQANVLIFPELAAGNIAYKLMVKLGGAEPIGPILMGTKKPVHVLHRSNDVDQIVVMAALATVEAGRMTVELPAANATASVK